The proteins below come from a single Malus domestica chromosome 03, GDT2T_hap1 genomic window:
- the LOC103427435 gene encoding 1-acyl-sn-glycerol-3-phosphate acyltransferase PLS1-like, producing the protein MEVRAVLFSIPFGLTFLLFGLAINLIQAICFLTIRPLSKSAFRQINGAVASFLWLDLIWLMEWWGGLKVKLYTDLETYRLMGKEHALLMPNHICDADILMGLLLANRSGCLRSALMVVKKSSKYLPVFGWTSWFLEFVFLDRSWEKDESNLKASLQRLKDFTMPFWLTIFAEGTRMSPDKLSAAREFAASRKLPIPRNVMIPRTKGFVTAVKNLRSFVPAIYDVTLAVPEGHSTPSLYMLMERQHTVVKVHVKRYSMTELPESDEGIAQWCRDRFVAKDSLLDKFKAEGTFPGQEIHDTGRSIKALLAYTSSFCTLCLAIFELFQKFSLLYTWGGVGLLTASFLTIMLIIHIFIEYTKLPKQNGVKTTPSRKGQAKEE; encoded by the exons ATGGAGGTTAGAGCTGTATTGTTCTCAATTCCTTTTGGACTGACCTTTCTTCTCTTTGGTCTAGCTATTAATCTTATCCAG GCGATTTGCTTCCTCACCATTCGGCCTTTGTCGAAGAGTGCGTTTAGACAGATCAATGGAGCAGTTGCATCATTCTTATGGTTGGATCTCATTTGGCTCATGGAGTGGTGGGGAGGCCTTAAG GTTAAGTTGTACACAGATTTGGAAACTTATCGACTAATGG GTAAGGAGCATGCGTTGCTCATGCCAAACCACATCTGTGATGCTGATATACTGATGGGGTTGCTTTTAGCTAAT CGCTCGGGTTGCCTTCGTAGTGCGCTTATGGTTGTCAAGAAATCTTCAAAATACCTTCCT GTTTTTGGGTGGACTTCTTGGTTCCTAGAGTTCGTTTTCCTCGATAGAAGCTGGGAAAAAGATGAAAGCAACCTAAAG GCAAGTTTACAGAGGTTAAAGGATTTCACCATGCCTTTTTGGCTTACCATTTTTGCGGAAGGAACACGCATGAGTCCAGACAAGCTTTCTGCAGCTCGAGAGTTTGCTGCTTCTAGAAAATTGCCTATCCCTAGAAATGTCATGATTCCTCGGACTAAG GGTTTTGTTACAGCAGTAAAAAATTTGCGCTCGTTTGTCCCTGCAATCTATGATGTTACTCTCGCTGTTCCAGAAGGACATTCTACTCCTTCACTATATATGCTAATGGAGAGGCAACATACAGTG GTCAAAGTACATGTAAAGCGATACTCAATGACTGAATTGCCAGAATCAGACGAGGGCATTGCCCAATGGTGCAGAGATAGATTTGTGGCCAAG GATTCCTTGTTGGACAAGTTTAAAGCTGAGGGTACCTTTCCCGGCCAAGAAATTCATGACACTGGTCGATCTATTAAGGCATTGCTC GCGTATACGAGCAGTTTTTGTACACTCTGCCTTGCGATTTTCGAGCTGTTCCAAAAGTTCTCTCTTTTATACACATGGGGAGGGGTGGGCTTGTTAACAGCTTCTTTTCTTACCATTATGCTCATCATCCATATTTTCATCGAATACACAAAGTTGCCGAAACAAAACGGAGTTAAGACCACTCCATCACGAAAAGGTCAAGCTAAAGAGGAGTAG